A window of Prolixibacter sp. SD074 contains these coding sequences:
- a CDS encoding citrate/2-methylcitrate synthase, whose protein sequence is MDELPTVEDVQYLTNEWTKRNKVPGHVFDVINALPPTSKPMTQFSTGIMAMATESLFQKAYREGVPKDEYWDTTYEDVMNLIAQLPTIAAYIYRRNYQGGDIIPPNPKLDWAANFAHMMGYDSEEVYRLFRLYLFLHADHEGGNVSAHTTHLVSSALSNPFYAYAAGMTGLAGPLHGYANQEVIRWIKGMLEEIGPCGCADDEKKKLRIM, encoded by the coding sequence TTGGACGAGCTGCCGACGGTTGAAGATGTTCAGTATTTGACAAACGAATGGACCAAGCGGAATAAAGTTCCGGGGCACGTTTTCGATGTGATCAATGCTTTACCTCCTACCAGTAAGCCGATGACACAATTCAGTACTGGTATTATGGCTATGGCCACAGAATCACTGTTTCAGAAAGCCTATCGTGAAGGTGTCCCGAAAGATGAATACTGGGATACAACTTATGAAGATGTCATGAATTTGATTGCCCAGTTGCCGACAATTGCCGCTTATATTTATCGGCGCAACTATCAGGGCGGTGACATCATTCCGCCAAATCCGAAACTCGATTGGGCAGCCAATTTTGCGCACATGATGGGATACGATAGTGAAGAAGTCTATCGTTTGTTCCGTTTGTACCTATTCCTACACGCTGACCATGAAGGAGGAAACGTATCGGCTCACACAACCCACCTGGTGTCTTCAGCATTGAGTAATCCGTTTTATGCGTATGCCGCTGGTATGACAGGATTAGCAGGACCGCTTCATGGTTATGCCAATCAGGAAGTGATTCGCTGGATAAAAGGTATGCTCGAAGAAATTGGGCCATGTGGATGTGCAGATGACGAAAAAAAGAAATTGCGAATTATGTGA
- a CDS encoding citrate/2-methylcitrate synthase yields the protein MKNYISEGKVIPGFGHAVLRVTDPRYTAQKKFAEKYIKDDHLIDVVNCMYEVVPPVLQSLGKVKNPWPNVDAYSGSLLTHYGIDEYFFYTVMFGVSRALGVLAQLVWDRIYALPIERPKSQTLHWFKEQAGI from the coding sequence GTGAAGAACTACATTTCAGAAGGAAAAGTAATTCCCGGATTCGGACATGCTGTTTTGCGTGTAACTGATCCACGTTATACCGCTCAGAAAAAATTCGCAGAGAAGTACATTAAAGATGATCACCTGATTGATGTGGTGAACTGCATGTATGAAGTCGTTCCTCCTGTATTGCAATCGCTGGGTAAGGTGAAAAATCCCTGGCCGAATGTGGATGCTTATTCCGGATCGCTTTTGACTCATTATGGTATCGACGAGTATTTCTTCTATACCGTGATGTTTGGTGTCAGCCGGGCTTTGGGCGTATTGGCTCAGTTGGTTTGGGACCGAATTTATGCGTTGCCTATCGAGCGTCCGAAATCACAAACCCTGCATTGGTTCAAAGAGCAGGCGGGCATATGA
- a CDS encoding UbiD family decarboxylase — translation MAFQGIHEYIDLLERKGELIRISGYVNPVLEIPEIVDRVSKSPEGGKALLFENTGTDFPVLINAFGSNNRMALALGADNLNAIGDEIESLFKKLVSPKAGLMEKLRMLPMLGQISSWMPKSVSGKGKCQEVVMKEPDMGKLPVLTCWPADGGPFVTLPCCVVTRDPETGVRNVGMYRMQVFGPNLTGMHWHKHKTGARHFNEYKKRGERMPISVVLGGDPAYTYAATAPLPDNIDEYLLAGFLRKKRVELVKCITNDLEIPSNADFVIEGYVDPEEDFIWEGPFGDHTGFYSLADWYPKFHVTCITTGRMPFIRLPLLVSLRRKMRTSVALRSAFSLAR, via the coding sequence ATGGCATTTCAGGGAATTCATGAATATATCGACCTTTTAGAGCGAAAAGGAGAGTTAATCAGAATTAGTGGGTACGTTAACCCGGTGTTGGAAATACCCGAAATTGTTGACAGGGTATCCAAATCACCCGAAGGGGGGAAAGCGCTGTTATTTGAAAATACCGGGACTGATTTTCCGGTTCTGATTAACGCTTTTGGTTCAAATAACCGGATGGCGCTGGCGTTGGGTGCCGATAACCTGAATGCCATTGGCGACGAAATTGAGTCGTTGTTTAAGAAACTGGTGAGCCCCAAAGCCGGTTTAATGGAAAAACTCCGGATGCTCCCCATGCTGGGGCAGATTTCTTCGTGGATGCCGAAATCCGTATCCGGAAAAGGGAAATGCCAGGAAGTTGTAATGAAAGAGCCGGATATGGGGAAGTTACCGGTACTGACCTGCTGGCCGGCCGATGGCGGTCCGTTTGTTACGTTGCCTTGTTGTGTGGTGACCCGTGATCCGGAAACAGGCGTTCGCAATGTTGGAATGTACCGCATGCAGGTTTTTGGTCCGAATTTAACCGGAATGCACTGGCACAAACACAAAACCGGGGCACGCCATTTCAACGAGTATAAGAAAAGGGGCGAGCGCATGCCCATTTCCGTCGTCTTGGGCGGCGACCCGGCATACACGTATGCAGCCACTGCCCCGCTACCCGATAACATCGACGAGTACCTTCTAGCGGGCTTTTTACGAAAGAAAAGAGTGGAGCTGGTAAAATGTATCACCAACGATCTGGAAATTCCCTCAAATGCCGATTTTGTTATCGAAGGATATGTAGACCCGGAAGAGGATTTTATCTGGGAAGGACCGTTTGGCGATCACACTGGATTTTATTCGCTGGCCGACTGGTACCCCAAGTTTCATGTTACCTGTATAACCACCGGAAGGATGCCGTTTATCCGGCTACCATTGTTGGTATCCCTCCGCAGGAAGATGCGTACATCGGTCGCGCTACGGAGCGCATTTTCCTTAGCCCGATGA